The region AGTACCTGTCATGATCCATCAGCAAAGATTAAGCATGGGGGTGTAATCACGCACCATCAGGCAGAATCTTTCTGACACATATTGAAACATAACGGCACCGCGCCCGCCGTCTTTAGGCCTACGGTCTGTTAAAACATAAATATGTGTGAATCATCGGACGACACCACGGGCGTAATTGTCCGCTTGGGTTAGGCAAGCACCAGACCAAAGCAGTAGCGTGATAGTGTATTTAACGGGCGCGTCAGGCCTTAACCGCAAAGCCGACATCAATGGGATGAGCGTCTTAAGCAGGGAGAGAACGTTAGCAGAATGAAGGCAATCCGTCCCCTCATCTCGCCGGAATAACCGCTGCCAGACGGCAGCGGTTATCGTCAGTTACAGCGCGCGACGCAGGCGGGCGACCGCCTCGTGCATCTGCTCTTCGGTCGCGGTGGCAAACGACAGGCGCAGCGTTGACTGGTCCGGATTATCGGCAAAGAAGAATTCGCCCGGCACGAACACCACGCCCTGCGCCAACGTTTTCTGCAGCCAGGCGGTGGTATCGAACGGCTGACGGAAACGCGCCCACAGGAACATGCCGCCTTTCGGCTGATTGAAGCTGATCACATCGCCCAGTTCATGGGCCATCAGTTCAGACAACAGTTCGCCTTTCTGGCGGTAAGCCTGACGGATCTTGTCAATCTGCGCCGGTAAGCGCCCGGTTCCCAGATAATATTCGACGATAGTCTGGGACAGCGAGCTGGCGTGCAGGTCGGCGGCCTGTTTGATGATCGCCACTTTATGCAGCAGCCAGTCGGGCAGAATCGCCCAGCCCAGACGCAGCCCCGGCGCCAGAATTTTGGAGAACGACGAGGTATAAACCACGCGATCGGCGTGTCCGGCCTCTTTCGCCAACTGATAAAGGGTAGCGTGGCGTTCTTCGGTGAAGCGCAGTTCGCCGTACGGGTCGTCTTCCACGATCAGGAAATCGTGGCGGGCGGCTAACGCCACCAGTTGACGACGACGCGCGTCGCTCAGGGTCACGCCGCTGGGATTGCCGAAGTTCGGCACCAGATAGACGCCTTTGATGCGCGTCGTTTCCAGCAGCGCGGCCAGTTCGTCCACCACCATGCCGTTTTCGTCGGACGATACCGACATCACCTGCGCTTCCGCCAGTTCCAGCGTCTGCAGCGCCGCCAGATAAGTCGGGCGTTCCACCACAAAGATATCCTGCGGGTTGGTGGTGGCGCGTATCACCAGATCCAGCGCCTGCTGGGAACCGGCGGTCACCACGATGTCCTGCGCCTGCGCGTGAACGCCACGCAGCGCGCACAGTTCGGCGATACGCTCGCGCAGCAACGGGCTGCCTTCGGTCAGGCCATACTGGAACGCCGATTTCGGCTGCTCGGTAATCGCCAGTTGGGTCGCTTCATTCAGTCCCTGGAAATCAAACAACGCATCAGAAGGAATGCCGCCCGCCAACGAAATCACCCCGTCCATTTTGCTGTGCTTGAGCAATTCACGAATCGCGGAGCTTTTCAGGCGCGCCATACGCTGCGCCAGTAACCCATCCGTTGACATGTCGAATCTCACTTATTTTTTGACAGTATGATAGAAAAACGGGCCGGTGAAATCCGGCCCGGTAACGATGTCGCACGCTAGATGTCGCACGCTAATAGTTTAACCACCAAGATAGTTTAACCGCCAAGATAGGCGGAACGCACGGCTTCGTTAGCTAACAAAGCATCGCCGGTGTCTTCCAGCACCACGTGCCCGTTTTCCAGCACGTAGCCGCGATCCGCCAGGCGTAGCGCCTGATTGGCGTTCTGCTCCACCAGAAAGATGGTCATGCCTTCTTCGCGCAACAGCTGGATGGTGTCGAAAATCTGCAAAATGATGATCGGCGCCAGCCCCAGCGACGGTTCGTCCAGCAACAGTAAACGCGGTTGGCTCATCAGCGCGCGGCCGATAGCCAGCATCTGCTGTTCGCCACCGGACATGGTGCCCGCACGCTGGACGCGGCGTTCATACAACCGCGGGAACAGGTCGTACACGCGCTCAATACGCTGCTGATACTGTTCGCGGCTGGCGAAGAACCCGCCCATCGCCAGATTCTCCTCCACCGTCATGCGGGAAAATACCCGGCGGCCTTCCGGCACGATGGCGATGGCTTCGCGCATGATGCGCGCCGTCTGCCAGTCGGTGATGTCCTTGCCGTCGAAAACGATCGACCCTTCCGAGGCGCGCGGCTCGCCGCACAGTGTCCCCAACAGGGTGGTTTTGCCCGCGCCGTTGGCGCCAATCAGCGTCACGATTTCACCCTGATTGATATGCAGGCTGACCTGATGCAGCGCCTGGATTTTGCCGTAGTGCGCAGAAACCTGATTCAATGACAACATAACGTTTATCCTTCCCCCAGATACGCACGGACAACATCCGGGTTATTACGAATTTCAGCCGGGGTGCCGTTCGCCAGCGGCGTGCCCTGATTCACCACGTAAATCCGGTCCGAAATACCCATCACCAGCTTCATGTCATGCTCGATCAACAGCACGGAAACCTGGTGGTTGCCGCGCAGGTCGATAATCAGTTCGTTAAGCTCTTCCGTCTCTTTCGGGTTCAGCCCGGCAGCCGGCTCATCCAGCATCAGCAGTTCCGGGCGGGTCACCATGCAGCGGGCGATCTCCAGTCGACGCTGCTGGCCGTAAGCCAGGTTCCCCGCCTGACGGTTTGCCAGCTCAAGCAAGCCCACCCGCTCCAGCCAGACGGCGGCGCGCTGCTGGGCATCGGCTTCGGCGCGGCGAAACGCCGGCGTCTTCAGCAAACCGGCGAACACGCCGCTCTTGAGGTGTTGATGTTGCGCCACCAGCAGGTTTTCAATCACCGTCATCTCACGGAACAAGCGCACGTGCTGGAAGGTGCGCACCACGCCCATGCGGGCAATTTGCTGGCCCGGCAAACCTTCAAGATGCTGATCGCGCAGCAAAATAGTGCCGCCGGTGGGGCGGTAGAAACCGGTCAGGCAGTTAAACACGGTGGTTTTACCGGCGCCGTTAGGGCCGATCAGCGACACGATCTCGCCCTGATGCAAATCCAGCTCGACGTTGTTGACCGCCAGCAGGCCGCCGAAGCGCATCATCAGGCCCCGGACCGACAATAATGGCTGCGTGCTCATGCCTGCTCTTCCTTCTTCTCAACCTGCAACTTGATCTGCGTACGCTTCATCGGTAGCAGCCCCTGCGGGCGCCAAATCATCATCAGCACCATCAGGGCACCCAGCAGCAACATGCTGTATTCGTTCAGGTCACGCATTAACTCACGGGACACCACCAGTAGGATGGCGGCCAGAATCACCGCAAACTGCGAGCCCATTCCGCCCAGCACCACGATGGCCAACACGAAGGCCGACTCGACGAAGGTGAAGGATTCCGGGCTGACGAACCCCTGACGGGCGGCGAACAGCGTACCGGCGAAACCGGCGAACGCCGCGCTGATGGTGAACGCGGTCAGCTTGATTTTAGTCGGGCTCAGGCCCAGCGAACGGCAGGCGATTTCATCTTCGCGCAGCGCTTCCCAGGCGCGGCCCAGCGGCATGCGCAGCAAACGGTTGATGACGAACAGCGTCAGCAACACCAGCAACAGCGCCACCATATACAGGAAGATGATGCGGTCGCTGGGGTCGTAGGTCAGGCCAAAGAAGTGATGGAAGGTATCCCAACCGCCTTCACGCGGCGAGCGGCTGAATTCCAGACCGAAAAAGGTCGGCTTCGGAATCTGGCTGATGCCGTTCGGGCCGCCGGTAAAACCGGTGTTGTTGAGTAGCAGGATACGCACGATCTCGCCGAACCCCAGCGTGACTATCGCCAGATAGTCGCCGCGTAACCGCAGCACCGGGAACCCCAGCAGGAAACCGGACAGCGCCGACGTCAGGCCCGCCAGCGGCAAACACTGCCAGAAGCCGAGGCCGTAGTAGTGACTCAGCAGCGCATAGGTGTAGGCGCCGATAGCGTAGAAACCGCCGTACCCCAGCACCAGCAGACCGGACAACCCCACCACCACGTTCAGGCCGAGACCCAGAATGATGTAAATCATCGTCAGCGTGGCGATATCCACCGTACCGCGCGACACCACGAACGGCCAGGCAACGGCGGCGATGATCAGCGCCAGCGCCAGCAGTTTCTGCCGCGGCGTACTGCCGTCAAAACTCGGCAGCACAACGCTGGGGCCGGACACTTTCTTCGCGCCCTGCGCCAGTGCAGGGCGCAGCAATTGAAACAGAAACACCAGCGCGCAAGCCGCGCCAATCCAGTACCAGCGCACTTTTTCCGCGCCGTGTACCACCAGTTGAGTCCCATCCAGACTCAGTTGCATTCCCATCACGAACGTGGCCAGCACCAGCAGCACCAGCGCCGATACAACGGCATTAACCAGCGTGTGCAGTTTCATACCTTCTCCACCTCCGGACGGCCCAGAATCCCGGTCGGCATCACCAGCAACACCCCAATCAGCAGCGCGAAGGACACCACATCCTTGTATTCGGTGCTGAGGTAGGCGGAAGTCAGCGCTTCGGCGATACCCAGCACCAGACCGCCAATCATCGCCCCCGGAATACTGCCGATGCCGCCCAGTACCGCGGCGGTAAACGCTTTCATCCCGGCCATGAAACCGATATAGGGGTTAATCACGCCATAAAACTGGCCCAGCAACACCCCGGCCACCGCAGCCATTACGGCGCCGATGACGAAGGTCAGCGAAATCACACGGTCGGTGCTGATGCCCAGCAGGCTGGCCATTTTCAGGTCTTCCGCGCAGGCACGGCAGGCGCGCCCCATGCGGGAGTAGCGGATAAACAGCGTCAGCGCCAGCATGGCCAGGAAGGTGACAATCCAGATGGTGAGCTGCATGGAAGAAAGCGTGGCGGCGAAGCCGTTGCTTTCGCCTAACACCCACTGGCCGGAAATCAGGCTCGGCAACGCCACGTCGCGCGACCCTTGCGTCAGGCTGACGTAGTTCTGCAGAAAAATCGACATACCGATGGCGGAAATCAGCGCGATCAGTCGTTTGGAATTGCGCACCGGCTTGTAGGCCACGCGCTCGATGCTCCAGCCGTAGGCGCTGGAAATCACCACCGCCGCGATGAACGCGACGCCAATCAGCAACCAGCCGGCGTCAATGCCCATCATCATCAGAGCGGCAATCACGATAAAAGAAACATAGCTACCGATCATATAAACCTCGCCGTGGGCGAAGTTAATCATGCCGATAATGCCGTAAACCATGGTGTAGCCAATGGCGATCAGCGCATAGGTGCTGCCCAACGTCACGCCGTTGAACATCTGCTGAAGGAAATAGAGGAACTGCTCGGACATACCTTAACCTTAGACATTGCCCCCGCAGCCTGACGGCTGAAGGGGCATCGGTATTGGGAGTATACGGATTCGGTCAATTACTTCACGGGAGAGGAAGTACCGTCTGCGTGCCACTCGAATACGCCAAATTCAAACCCTTTCAGGTCGCCTTTTTCATCCCAGCTCAGCGGGCCCATCACCGTGTCCACGGACTTGGCTTTCAGGTCGGCCGCCAGCTTGGCCGGCTCGGTGCTGCCGGTACGCTGCATCGCGGTGGTCAGTGACTGCAGCGCGGCATAAGTGGTCCACACGAACGGGCCGGTCGGATCCAGTTTCTTGGCTTTCAGCGCGTCCACAATCGGCTGGTTGGTCGGCACCTGGTCATAACGCTTCGGCAGCGTTACCAGCATGCCGTCAGACGCCGCACCCGCGATGTTGGACAGCGACGAGTTGCCCACGCCTTCCGGTCCCATAAACTTGGTGGTCAGGCCGGCTGCGCGCGCCTGGCGCAGAATCTGCCCCATTTCCGGGTAGTAACCGCCAAAGTAGACGAAATCGACGTTCTCTTTCTTCAGGCGCGCCACCAGCGTGGAGAAGTCTTTATCCCCGGCGGTCACCCCTTCGAACAGCACCACGTTAGCCTTGGCTTTTTTCAGGCTATCCTGCACGGCGCGGGCCAGGCCTTCGCCATACTGCTGTTTGTCGTGCACCACGGCGATGCGCTGCGGTTTCACATATTCCAGAATGTATTTCGCGGCAGTCGGGCCCTGATCGGAATCCAGACCGGTGGTGCGCATCACCAGCTTGTAACCGCGGGTAGTGAGGTCAGGCGCAGTGGCCGCCGGCGTAATCATGATCACGCCTTCATCCTCGTAAATGTCGGATGCCGGCTGCGTGGACGACGAGCACAGATGACCGATCACGTAGTGAATACCGTCATTGATCACCTTGTTGGCGACGGCAACCGCCTGTTTCGGATCGCAGGCGTCATCGTATTCCACACCCACCAGTTTGTTACCGTTGACTCCCCCTTTGGCATTGATGTCGGCAATCGCCTGACGGGCGCCGGTAAACTCCATATCGCCGTACTGCGCCACCGGGCCAGACATGGCTCCGACGATCGCAACCTTGATATCCGCAGCGTTCACCGTGTGGCTCATCGCCGCTGCCAGGCATCCCATCAGCAACACTTTACCTTTGCTTAATTTCATCCGTTTTACCCCATCTGTCATTTTTAGATATTGCTATAATTATTGTCATCAACCGTCGTTACTCATACTTTTTCATAAGTAATAACAAGTTAGGCTCTATTATAAGCAATAGTTTGTAATAAGACTTTATTATTCATGATATTAAACAGGAGTTTTATGCTGTAAATCAACTGGGATTCTCAGTAAAACACGGCGCAAACAGCATAAAACACCGCTCTTAAAATCCGAATTTTGTTTCAGAAATAGTCAGTTATGCTGGTTTTACCACTGAGGAATAATTGATTACTCGAAAAATTAATGACAGAGAAACCTTTTTCCCTGATAACCGTACAGAAAAAGTTACACAACCCTTTTTCTACAAGCTCACTACAATATTCTTAAGAATCAACAGGAGCACCCGCGTATGAAACTCTCGGTTGAACGCCTCACAAAAATCAGCGAACAAGACAGGCATGATCTGGCTTTCATTTGGCCACACCAGAATTTCGACGCACTGGAACGCGACCTGAACCATGAACACCGCCTGTTTGCCGCTCGCTTCAACGATCGCTTACTGGCGGGCGTCATCGTCGAAATAGACAACAACAGCGACAGCGCAGAATTGACTGACCTGCAAGTCAGAAACTCTACCCGGCGTCATGGCGTCGGTAAGTATCTGGTGGAAGAAGTGCTGCGCGCCTGTCCTGACGTTAAGGAATGGTGGCTGGACGCCGCCGACCATGCATTG is a window of Dickeya solani IPO 2222 DNA encoding:
- the livH gene encoding high-affinity branched-chain amino acid ABC transporter permease LivH; this encodes MSEQFLYFLQQMFNGVTLGSTYALIAIGYTMVYGIIGMINFAHGEVYMIGSYVSFIVIAALMMMGIDAGWLLIGVAFIAAVVISSAYGWSIERVAYKPVRNSKRLIALISAIGMSIFLQNYVSLTQGSRDVALPSLISGQWVLGESNGFAATLSSMQLTIWIVTFLAMLALTLFIRYSRMGRACRACAEDLKMASLLGISTDRVISLTFVIGAVMAAVAGVLLGQFYGVINPYIGFMAGMKAFTAAVLGGIGSIPGAMIGGLVLGIAEALTSAYLSTEYKDVVSFALLIGVLLVMPTGILGRPEVEKV
- a CDS encoding PLP-dependent aminotransferase family protein produces the protein MSTDGLLAQRMARLKSSAIRELLKHSKMDGVISLAGGIPSDALFDFQGLNEATQLAITEQPKSAFQYGLTEGSPLLRERIAELCALRGVHAQAQDIVVTAGSQQALDLVIRATTNPQDIFVVERPTYLAALQTLELAEAQVMSVSSDENGMVVDELAALLETTRIKGVYLVPNFGNPSGVTLSDARRRQLVALAARHDFLIVEDDPYGELRFTEERHATLYQLAKEAGHADRVVYTSSFSKILAPGLRLGWAILPDWLLHKVAIIKQAADLHASSLSQTIVEYYLGTGRLPAQIDKIRQAYRQKGELLSELMAHELGDVISFNQPKGGMFLWARFRQPFDTTAWLQKTLAQGVVFVPGEFFFADNPDQSTLRLSFATATEEQMHEAVARLRRAL
- the livG gene encoding high-affinity branched-chain amino acid ABC transporter ATP-binding protein LivG, yielding MSTQPLLSVRGLMMRFGGLLAVNNVELDLHQGEIVSLIGPNGAGKTTVFNCLTGFYRPTGGTILLRDQHLEGLPGQQIARMGVVRTFQHVRLFREMTVIENLLVAQHQHLKSGVFAGLLKTPAFRRAEADAQQRAAVWLERVGLLELANRQAGNLAYGQQRRLEIARCMVTRPELLMLDEPAAGLNPKETEELNELIIDLRGNHQVSVLLIEHDMKLVMGISDRIYVVNQGTPLANGTPAEIRNNPDVVRAYLGEG
- the livF gene encoding high-affinity branched-chain amino acid ABC transporter ATP-binding protein LivF, which codes for MLSLNQVSAHYGKIQALHQVSLHINQGEIVTLIGANGAGKTTLLGTLCGEPRASEGSIVFDGKDITDWQTARIMREAIAIVPEGRRVFSRMTVEENLAMGGFFASREQYQQRIERVYDLFPRLYERRVQRAGTMSGGEQQMLAIGRALMSQPRLLLLDEPSLGLAPIIILQIFDTIQLLREEGMTIFLVEQNANQALRLADRGYVLENGHVVLEDTGDALLANEAVRSAYLGG
- a CDS encoding high-affinity branched-chain amino acid ABC transporter permease LivM, encoding MKLHTLVNAVVSALVLLVLATFVMGMQLSLDGTQLVVHGAEKVRWYWIGAACALVFLFQLLRPALAQGAKKVSGPSVVLPSFDGSTPRQKLLALALIIAAVAWPFVVSRGTVDIATLTMIYIILGLGLNVVVGLSGLLVLGYGGFYAIGAYTYALLSHYYGLGFWQCLPLAGLTSALSGFLLGFPVLRLRGDYLAIVTLGFGEIVRILLLNNTGFTGGPNGISQIPKPTFFGLEFSRSPREGGWDTFHHFFGLTYDPSDRIIFLYMVALLLVLLTLFVINRLLRMPLGRAWEALREDEIACRSLGLSPTKIKLTAFTISAAFAGFAGTLFAARQGFVSPESFTFVESAFVLAIVVLGGMGSQFAVILAAILLVVSRELMRDLNEYSMLLLGALMVLMMIWRPQGLLPMKRTQIKLQVEKKEEQA
- a CDS encoding branched-chain amino acid ABC transporter substrate-binding protein, producing MKLSKGKVLLMGCLAAAMSHTVNAADIKVAIVGAMSGPVAQYGDMEFTGARQAIADINAKGGVNGNKLVGVEYDDACDPKQAVAVANKVINDGIHYVIGHLCSSSTQPASDIYEDEGVIMITPAATAPDLTTRGYKLVMRTTGLDSDQGPTAAKYILEYVKPQRIAVVHDKQQYGEGLARAVQDSLKKAKANVVLFEGVTAGDKDFSTLVARLKKENVDFVYFGGYYPEMGQILRQARAAGLTTKFMGPEGVGNSSLSNIAGAASDGMLVTLPKRYDQVPTNQPIVDALKAKKLDPTGPFVWTTYAALQSLTTAMQRTGSTEPAKLAADLKAKSVDTVMGPLSWDEKGDLKGFEFGVFEWHADGTSSPVK
- the panM gene encoding aspartate 1-decarboxylase autocleavage activator PanM yields the protein MKLSVERLTKISEQDRHDLAFIWPHQNFDALERDLNHEHRLFAARFNDRLLAGVIVEIDNNSDSAELTDLQVRNSTRRHGVGKYLVEEVLRACPDVKEWWLDAADHALVSEAVMDTFMQSCGFYPVSGGWEYVVNQEEK